The DNA region ACCTTGTAGAAGGCATCCGCCGCGCCGGTGAGGGGCACGAAATCCTGCGGGCGCTTCGGGCCCGAAATCGCGGGGACGATCGTGCCCATGTCGAGATGGAGCGTGTCGGTGTAGATCGGCGCGTAGTCCGCGTCGCGCCAGAAACCGTTCTCCTTGGCGTAGGCCTCCACAAGCGCGATGCGCGCCTCGTCGCGGCCTGTCGTACGCAGGTAGCGCAGCGTCTCGCCGTCGATGGGGAAGAAGCCGCAGGTCGCGCCGTATTCGGGGGCCATGTTGGCGATGGTGGCGCGGTCCGCGAGCGGCAGGGTATCGAGCCCCGCGCCGTAGAATTCCACGAACTTAGAGACGACGCCCTTCTTGCGCAGCATCTCGACGACCTTGAGAACGAGGTCCGTGCCCGTCGTGCCCTCGACCATCTCGCCGGTGAGTTCGAAGCCCACGACCTCCGGGATGAGCATGGAGATGGGCTGGCCCAGCATCGCGGCCTCCGCCTCGATCCCGCCCACGCCCCAGCCGAGGACGGCAGCGCCGTTGACCATCGTCGTGTGCGAATCCGTGCCCACGAGCGTGTCGGGGTAGGCCACTTCCTGGCCGCTCTGGTCCGTGTCGGTCCAGACCGTCTGCGCGAGGTATTCGAGATTGACCTGGTGGCAGATGCCGGTGCCCGGCGGCACCACGCGGAAGTTGTTGAACGCCGACTGGCCCCATTTCAGGAACGTGTAGCGCTCCATGTTGCGCTCGTATTCGCGGTCCACGTTCATCTGGAAGGCGCGGGGGTTGCCGAATTCGTCGATCATCACCGAGTGGTCGATGACGAGATCGACCGGGTTGAGCGGATTGATCTTCTGAGGATCGCCGCCCAGCGCCTTGATCCCGTCGCGCATGGCGGCGAGGTCCACCACGGCAGGCACGCCCGTGAAATCCTGCATGAGTACGCGGGCGGGGCGGTAGGCGATCTCCCGTGGGTTTTTGCCGCCTTTCTCGCCCCATTCCGCGAAGGCCTTGATGTCATCGACGCTGACAGTGCGCCCGCCATCCTCAAACCGTAGCATGTTCTCCAGCACGACCTTGAGCGCCGCGGGCAACTTCGTGAAGCTGCCGAGACCGGCCTCTTCTGCGGCGGGGATGGAGTAATAGGCGAGCGTCTCATCGCCCACCGTGAGCGAGCGGCGGGTCTTGGCCGTATCGGTGCCGACCTGGACTGTCATGGTGGCCTCCTTGCGTGGTCTGGGAGCTGGGAGTTGCTAGTCAAAGTGTAGGAGTGCGTTGGCGGGTTCAAGAGCGCGGTATGCTATGGCGCACCTTGCGCGATGCCAATGGGGCGTTCGCCAGGGGCGAGGGCGCAAAAATGGGCGCGCACCGCATGATCATCGCAGCGGTTGGCGGGAGCGCCGTTGGGGCACGGCGGGCGCATCCGCGAAACGACGCCAGCGTGTGGGTGAGCGTCCGGGACGGGCGCGCATTGAGGGGCATCCAAGCGGCGCAGAAAACTGATCCCGTCGCGTGTAGCGCGGCGGTGCGCGGCCCGTGTGGTCATGTTTCCATGACAATCTCTCTCGTTTCGTTGATTGGCTTCCGTCGAGCGGATCGCCTAGATCATCGTGGTAACCAAGGGAATCCGACCATGCGAAAGCTCTACGCCATCATCGCTGCGCTCTTCATGTCCTCCGCCCAAGGGGCCGTGGCTGAGAACGTGACCGTGGTCGAGCTTTATACCTCGCAGGGCTGTTCGTCCTGCCCGCCGGCTGACGCCATGCTCCATGACATGGCCAAGCAGGACGATATCATCGCCCTCGCGCTGCATGTGGATTACTGGGATTACATCGGCTGGAAGGACGAATTCGCCCAGCCGGCCTTCACCGAGCGGCAGAAAGGCTATGCCCGCGCCGCTGGCGCGCGCTCCGTCTACACGCCGCAGATGATCATCGGCGGGCAGGATCACGTGATCGGCACCCGCCCCAACGAAGTTGCCACGCATCTCGTCAATCATATGGCCAAGCCCGCCCTCGTGGAGATCGAGACCGAGCGAACGGGCCAGCGCGTGCGCGTGCGGGCAATCCCGGTGACGCGGATTGATGGCGAAGTGGTCGTGCAGGTCGTAACCTACCGCCCCTCGAGCCGGGTGGAGATCAAGCGGGGCGAGAATGCGGGCCGCACGCTAGATTACGCCAATGTCGTGACGTCCTGGCAGGAAGCGCGGCCCTGGAGCGGGCGGGGCGAATACACGCTCACCGCGAGCGTGCCAGCCTCCGAGCCTGCCGTGATCATTTTTCAACGTCCGGATCACGGCGAAATAATCGGCGCCGCGCGTCTGCGCTAGGCGGTCTTCGCTTTTTCCCAGCCTTTCCAGCGGCGGTGGATCCACATCCAGTGCCCCGGTGCCTCTTTGACCCGGTCTTCGAGCAGGTCCACGAGGGCGCGCATCATATCGCGCGGCGGCCCGTGGGGGATGGGCTCGAGCAGCTCGATCTCGAAACGCGTGGGATCGTCGCTGCGGCGCGTGTTGAAGTAGGGGATGAGGAGCGCGTCGAACTTGAGCGCGAGTTCGGCGGCCGAAAGCGCGGTCCGCGCCGGCTTGCCCAGGAAATCCATCCAGGCGCCACGATGGAAGAACACGTCGTGAAGCAAGAACCCGTGGCCACCCTCCGAGAGGAAGCGGAGGAAGTCCTTCGTACCTTCCTTGCCCTTCGGAAAGACGGGCCCGGAGACTTGGGCGATGCTCTCCACGTAGTGCGCGTTGAAGTAGGGATTGGCCATGGGCTTGTAGAGGCCGCCGACCTTGAAGCCGCGCTGGTCAAGCGCGATGCGCGTGGCCTCGTGATTGCCCCAGTGGCCGGAGCTGAAGATGATCGCCCGCCCGGAGGCCAGTGCTGCCTCGGCTGCGGCGAGGCCCGGGCCGGTGATCTCGTGCTCGGCGATGCGGGCGCGGAACTCGTCGTGGGAATAATTCTCCATCACCGTGCGCCCGAAGCCCTCCAGCACGGCGTCGGCGATGGCTGCGCGCTCCGCGGCGGTGCGGTCAGGATAGATCAACTCGAGATTGGCGAGGGCGCGCTTGCGGTAGCCCACGGCGGGCCCGATGAGCCTGCGGCAAGTCCAGGCCATGGTGGCCATGCGCTGGTCGTAGGGAAGAATACGCAGCGCGCCGATGACGCTCCGAAAGAGCGCATTCTCGAGCCAGAGGCTGAGCTGAAGCGGGCGGTCGGCCATGGACGTAGAAAAGGCCCCTTGATCGGAGCCCTTTGCATAGGCGCTCGGCGCCCGCCCGTAAAGCTCAGTAGCTTTCGCCGCGGCCCGTTTCGATGGCCCAGGCGAGCGATTTCTCGGGCCAGCTTTCGCGGCCTCGGCGGGCGCGGATCTCTGTGAGCTGGAGGCGCGCCATGTCCATCGCGCCGATCTCCACGTAGTGCTGGCCCATGTAGGAGCGGGCGAGGAGGTTGTCGGGGTTTGCCGCGAGCGCGCTGTAATAGGCGGCCATGGCGCGGTCGCTCTGGCCGAGCTTGCGATGGGTGAAGCCCCAGTAGGTCTGCGTCCGGTCATCGGCCTGATCCATGGTCGCGAGGATCATCTGCGCGTCTTCATAACGCTCCGCGTAAGCGAGTTCGCGGACGAGAGCGTAGGCGCGCTCCTGGTCGAACTGCGGCGCGGCGTTCGAATCCTGCTGGATCGCGACGCAGGCCTGCGCGTCCTCGTCATAGACCTGGCCCTCGGCGCATTGCGTCGTGGTCTCCGTGGGAGTGGGCGGCGTGGTGCTCATGCCACCGGCCGCGAAGGCGAGGCCGGGCAGGGCGGCGGCGAAGGCAAGGGTGAGAACGAGGGGTCGGGTCATGGTGGCTCCTAGTAGGACGGCGGGCTGTGCTCGCCTTGCGTAGGAAATAGCCCCCGCCGCGGGAAGGAAAATGAAAGCTCCGTGACAGATTGCATCCGCGGCACCAGCACGCGCGATGCCGTCCTAACGCATCGCCGCCGCGCTCAGGATCCGAAAACGGGACGGGCCGTCCCAGCATCGTCGAGCGCCACGAAGACGAAATCCGCGTCCGTCACTTTCCGCCCGGCCGACGCGTATCGCGGCCGCGCCCAGGCATCGACATGGATCGCCATGGAGGTCCGCCCGACCTTTCGCAGCGTGGCGTAGAGCGTGACCTCGTCGCCGACCTTGACCGGGTGGTGGAACTGGATCGCCTCCACCGACACGGTCGCGCAGCGCCCGCCGGCCACGCGGGCGGCGATATTGCCCGCGGCGAGGTCCATCTGGGACATGAGCCAGCCGCCGAAGATGTCGCCCGAGGGATTGGTGTCGGCGGGCATGGCGATCGTGCGGATCACGACGACGCCGTCGTCCTGCTGACGCCCGTGCTCGGATAGCGCCTTGCCGCGGGAGAGCGCCTCCTCCGGGGTCAGGTGGCTCACCTCACGCCGCCCCGAAGACGCGGGCGAAGATCGTGTCGACATGCTTGGTGTGGTAGGCGAGGTCGAATTTCTCCTCGATCTCTGCCACGCTCAGGGCTGCCGTCACCTCCGTGTCGCCCTTCAGCTCGGTCAGGAAATCGGCGCCCTCTTCCCAGACCTTCATCGCGTTGCGCTGGACGAGGCGGTAGGCATCCTCCCGGCTCACGCCCGCCTGCGTGAGCGCCAGCAGCACGCGCTGGGAATGCACGAGGCCGCGGAACTTGTTCATGTTGGCCAGCATGGTGTCGGGGTAGATGACGAGCTTGTCGATGACGCCTGTGAGCCGTGCCAGCGCGAAATCGAGGGTGACGGTCGTGTCCGGCCCGATATTGCGCTCCACCGAGGAGTGCGAGATATCGCGCTCGTGCCAGAGCGCCACGTTTTCCATCGCGGGCACCACGGCCATGCGGACGAGCCGCGCGAGGCCTGTGAGGTTTTCGGTCAGCACCGGGTTCCTTTTGTGCGGCATGGCGCTCGAGCCTTTCTGGCCCTTGGAGAAGAACTCCTCGGCCTCGAGCACCTCGGTGCGCTGCATGTGGCGGATCTCGGTGGCGATGTTCTCGATCGAGGAGGCCACGACGCCCAGCGTGGCGAAGAACATGGCGTGCCGGTCGCGGGGGATGACCTGCGTCGAGATGGGCTCGGGCCTGAGGCCGAGCTTCTCGCAGACATGGGCCTCCACGGCGGGGTCGATATTGGCGAAGGTGCCCACCGCGCCCGATATCGCGCCTGTTGCGATCTCGAAGCGCGCCTTTTCGAGCCTGTTCCGGTTGCGCTCCATCTCCGCGTAAAAGCGCGCGAAGGTGAGGCCCATCGTGACGGGTTCGGCGTGAATCCCGTGGGAGCGTCCGATGCGCACGGTCATCTTATGCTCCATCGCGCGGCGCTTCAGCGCGGCGAGGAGCGCGTCCATGTCGGCAAGCAGGATGTCGGCGGCGCGCACGAGCTGGATGTTGAACGTCGTGTCGAGGACGTCGGAGCTCGTCATCCCCTGGTGGACGAAGCGCGCCTCGTCATTGCCGATGATCTCGGCCAGATGCGTGAGAAAAGCGATGACATCGTGCTTCGTGACGGCCTCGATCTCATCGATCCGCGCTACGTCGAACTCCGCGTCCTTGGCTTTCCACACCGCCGCCGCGTTCTCCTTGGGGATCACGCCCAGCGCGGCCTGCGCGTCGCAGGCATGGGCCTCGATTTCGTACCAGATGCGAAACTTTGTCTCGGGGCTCCAGATGGCGACCATGTCGGGGCGGGAGTAGCGTGGGATCATGGAGAAGCCTTTTCTGGACGATGCGCGCGCGTCGTTTAGGTCACGGCCCTCGAAGACACAAGGAACGCCCATGCGCCCCATCGCCGTCCTGGCCCTTCTGCCCACGCTGGCCTGCGCCGAGGAGTTTTCGACGCTGAGCGGCGCGGAGATCTCAGCGGCCCTCACCGGGGTCACGCTCACCTACGAAGACGGCGCGGTGCAGACCTTCTACGCCTCGGGCCGCACGCTCTACGACAACGGGCGCCCGAGCTGGGGAACATGGGCCGTGCGGGGCGATGAGTACTGCTCGCAATGGCCGCCCGCCGACGGCTGGGCCTGCTATGCCATGGATGGCGCGGGCGAGGTGCTGCGCTTCATAGGCGAGAGCGGGGATGTGAGCGCCGGGGAGATCGCCCGATGAGCGCCCTCGAACACGCCGATTTCAAGCGCGTCTGGCTCCTGAAACGGGAGATCGTCCACAAGGCCGAGCCGCCGAACCGATTTGAGGGGCTCGCGCGGATCACCCGCCGCTGGACCTATCTCGAATGGGGCAATCTCGAGGTGCGCGGACGCGATTATACCGCCGGTCGGCGCTATTGGTGGAAGCCCATGGAGGGCGGTTTCGATGTCTGCTTCGAGGATGGCGAGCCCTTCCACAAGTTCACCTTCGACCGTCCCTCCGCGCGCCACGACTGCGACCCCGACACCTACCTCGTGCGCTACGACTTCAGCGAATGGCCCACCTGGCGCTGCACGTGGGAGGTCTCCGGCCCTCGCAAGGACTACAAGATGTCCTCCACCTATGCGCCCTTCTCGGCGATGAACTCGCTCAAGATGTGAGCGCGCCCTTGCAGCGGCGCGCACCATGGGGATATTGGCGCTCAAAGTTCTAGAGGAGGGGCCCATGGCCACCACATATGACAAAGTCCTGACGGAGGCCGTGGGGCCGAGCGAGGGGGCGGCCAAGCTCATCAAGCAGATCGTGCTCGTGGTGCTCGGCATCGCGGCGCTGGCGATCCTCGCCAAGGTTAAGGTGCCCATGTGGCCCGTCCCGGTGACGATGGGCACTTTCGCCGTCCTCACCATTGGCGCCGCCTACGGGCCGCGTCTCGGGTTTGCGACGATCCTCGGCTACATGGTCATCGGCGCGCTGGGCTTTGATGTCTTCGCCTCGTCCTCGGCCGAGAATTTCGGCCTCACCTACATGATGGGCGGCACGGGCGGCTATCTCGTGGGCTACGTGCTGGCGACGCTGGCACTGGGCTACTTCGCGCGCCTCGGCTGGGATCGCTCCATGCTCAAGATGGCGGCCGCCATGCTCGTCGGCAATGCGCTCATCTACATCCCTGGCCTCCTCTGGCTGGGGCAGCTCTACGGCTGGGATCAGCCGATCCTTCAGTGGGGCCTCACGCCCTTCCTCGTCGGAGATGCGCTGAAGCTCGCGCTGGCCGCGCTCCTCGTGCCGGGGCTCTGGAAGCTGATCGGCGACGCGCGCGCCTGAGAAGGTCTGGCGCAAACCGCGATCTCGGTGACGGGCGTCCTTTGGGCGCCCGTTTTCATTTGAAGGACACGCGAGCGCGCAGCCCGCGGTGGTCGGAGCCGAGGAAGCCCAGCCGCTCCACCGTGCCTGAAGGGGCGAGCACGTGGTCGATAGGCAACCGCAGCCCACGATGGGCGAAGGTCACGGCGGAGGGTCCGCGATAGGACACGCCCGCCACCCGCGCCGTGGACCTGACAGCATGGCTCCACGGCATCTGGTTGAAATCTCCGCCGATGATCATCGGGCCCTCGAGGTTTTCCAGCACGGTGTGGACCTCCGGGAGCTGGCCGGGCTGCGCGAAGGGCCACGGCCAATGCAGGTGCACGGAGACGACCCAGCCGGGCCCGCTTTCACCCACCACCTGCAGCGCGGCAAGCCCGCGCGCGCGGCTACAGCGCCCGCCTTCGGGCCCAGCAGGAAGCCGGGAGAGCACCGCCATGGAATAGAGCGCGCCGAAATCGCAGCGCTGCCTGACGGGGAAATCCTCCGCGAGGAGATCGAGAAGGCGCGCGTTCTGCGGAGAGAGCTCCTGGAGCGTGACGATGTCTGCCCCCGCGGCGCGGATATCGGCGGCCAGGTCCTCCACGGCGCGGTTCCAGTAACCCAGGTTCTTCTGGTAGAGGACGATCTCGCCCGGATGGTCCGGACTGCGATCCCAGAGAAGCTGGTTGAGGGCGAGGCTCGCGAGCGTGAGCGCTGCCGCCGCCCAGGCCCAGCGCGCCCTGCGCAGGGAGGGCCAAAGGCAGAGACCGAGAACGCCCACTCCCAGTGGCACGCGTAGCACGGCGAGACTGTCGAGCGCGGGGTGGAGCGCGCCGCCATGGGAGGCAAGAAACAGGGCGGCACAAAGGAGGGCGGCGATCTTCATCGCGCTTCGCTAGCCTGAATGCGCCCGGAGCGCGAGCGCTTAGGCCACGCGGTCCACCGGGCCGTCGATGAGCTTGGTCTTCACGACACTCGTGGCCTCGAGGGTGCGGTGCACCGGGCATTTGTCGGCGATCTCCAGGAGCTTCTGGCGCTCGGCCTCCGTGAGGTCCCCGTCGAGGTGGATGTGGCGCACGAAATGGTCGAGCTTGGCCGAGGCGCTGGGCTCGGTATCCTGCCCGTGGACCTTGTCATGGGTGACGTCGACGTAGACGTGGCGCAGCTTGAGGCCTTTGCGACGCGCATAGAGGCGGATCGTCATGGAGGTGCAGGCCCCGAGCCCCGCCGAGAGGAAGCCGTAGGGCGACATGCCCCGGTTGGTGCCGCCATAGGCGACAGGTTCGTCGGCGAGCGCGTGGTGCGTGGGGCCGTGGGTGATGTCCTGCAGGAAGCCCTTGGGATCAGCCTCTGCCACGCGGACAACGCCTTCCGGCGCCCCGATGGGGGCTGCGAGCTTGGGCAGCGCGAGGTACCGCGTCGCCCAGGCGGCGATGACCTCGGCGGCGTATTCGGCATCGTCGGCGTCGGTGATGAGGTGATCGGCGCTGTCGAGGGTCACGAAGCTCTTCGGATGCTTGGCGGCGCGGAAGATCGCCTCGGCATTCTCGATGCCCACGATGGTGTCCTTCGGGGCATGTAGGATGAGATGGGCTGCGCGGGTTGCGGCGATGGCGTCCGCGAGGGTCTCGGAGGCGACATCATCCACGAAGGCCTGACCAATGGTGATGGGACGGCCGCCGAGATTGACCGTGGCCCGGCCGTGGGCGGCGATATCGGAGAGCGCGCCTTCGAAGTTGTGCGTCACGTGGGCGGGCTCGAACGGCGCGCCGAGGGTGACGACGGCGCGGATACCGGGGAGGTCCGCGGCGGCCTTGAGCACCGCCGCGCCCCCGAGCGAATGCCCGATGAGAAGCGTGGGTGGCATGCCCCGCGCCTCGAGCGCGGCATGGGCCGCGCGGAGATCGGCCACATTGGAGGAGAAGGTCGTATTGCCGAATTCGCCCTCCGAATGCCCGAGGCCGGTGAAATCGAAACGCAGCACCGCGAGCCCCAGCGCGGCGAGGCGTGACGCGATGCGCCGCGCGGCGGGGATGTCCTTGCCGCAGGTGAAACAATGGGCGAGGAGCGCCGTGCCCAGATGCGGCCCGTCGGGCATGTCGAGGCGGGCGGCGAGTTTGGAGCCGTCATGGCCTTCGAAGGTGAAGCGTTCGGTGGGCATGGGGGCCTCCTTGTGGTGCACCGAGGATGGGAGGACCGCGCGTGTCTTCCAAGCCCTGTTACGCCCGAGGCACGGGGAGGTGATGCGTGTTGCAGCCGCGCCGGGCGGGCGCGGGGTTAGAGCGTGCCGAGGAGGGCCGGGTCGTGGGGGTAGGTGGTGAGGTTCTCGTAGCCGGTCTCTGTCACCAGCACCTGGTCTTCCAGCTTGATGCAGAAATCGCCGCCATCCTCGCCGACGAGCGCCTCCACGCAGAGCGTCATGCCGGGCTCGAGCTCGTAGTCGAAGGCGCTGGGCACCATCTTGTCCGGATAGGCCACAAGGGGCCATTCATCACAGAGCCCAACGCCATGGGCGAGGCAGCCGTATTTGCGCGCCTGGTACTTCTCCGGCAAACGGTGAGAGCGGGCGATCCAGTCCTCGATGTTGAGGCCCGGACGGATCAATTCCATATTGGTTTCAATATGTTCCAAGGCGCACTTCATGGCTTCGATCATGTCGGGGCGGGGCTTTCCCTCGCCGATCCACCAGGTGCGGGAGATATCCACGCAGATGCCGTAGCTGCCAACGAGATCGGTGTCGAAGGCGAGGATCTCGTTGCGTTCTGGGATCCGCGGGCCGCATTCCTGGAACCACGGGTTCGTCCGCGGGCCGGTGGCCAATAGCCGGGTTTCGATCCATTCGCCGCCGCGCTTGATGTTCTCGGCATGGAGCACGGCCCAGATATCATCCTCGCAGGTGGTGCCGTCGCCCATATGGGCGCGGGCGAAGTCTTCCATGGCGCGGC from Pseudomonadota bacterium includes:
- a CDS encoding acyl-CoA thioesterase; translation: MPADTNPSGDIFGGWLMSQMDLAAGNIAARVAGGRCATVSVEAIQFHHPVKVGDEVTLYATLRKVGRTSMAIHVDAWARPRYASAGRKVTDADFVFVALDDAGTARPVFGS
- a CDS encoding DUF1223 domain-containing protein, whose amino-acid sequence is MRKLYAIIAALFMSSAQGAVAENVTVVELYTSQGCSSCPPADAMLHDMAKQDDIIALALHVDYWDYIGWKDEFAQPAFTERQKGYARAAGARSVYTPQMIIGGQDHVIGTRPNEVATHLVNHMAKPALVEIETERTGQRVRVRAIPVTRIDGEVVVQVVTYRPSSRVEIKRGENAGRTLDYANVVTSWQEARPWSGRGEYTLTASVPASEPAVIIFQRPDHGEIIGAARLR
- a CDS encoding alpha/beta fold hydrolase, which translates into the protein MPTERFTFEGHDGSKLAARLDMPDGPHLGTALLAHCFTCGKDIPAARRIASRLAALGLAVLRFDFTGLGHSEGEFGNTTFSSNVADLRAAHAALEARGMPPTLLIGHSLGGAAVLKAAADLPGIRAVVTLGAPFEPAHVTHNFEGALSDIAAHGRATVNLGGRPITIGQAFVDDVASETLADAIAATRAAHLILHAPKDTIVGIENAEAIFRAAKHPKSFVTLDSADHLITDADDAEYAAEVIAAWATRYLALPKLAAPIGAPEGVVRVAEADPKGFLQDITHGPTHHALADEPVAYGGTNRGMSPYGFLSAGLGACTSMTIRLYARRKGLKLRHVYVDVTHDKVHGQDTEPSASAKLDHFVRHIHLDGDLTEAERQKLLEIADKCPVHRTLEATSVVKTKLIDGPVDRVA
- a CDS encoding endonuclease/exonuclease/phosphatase family protein, with the translated sequence MKIAALLCAALFLASHGGALHPALDSLAVLRVPLGVGVLGLCLWPSLRRARWAWAAAALTLASLALNQLLWDRSPDHPGEIVLYQKNLGYWNRAVEDLAADIRAAGADIVTLQELSPQNARLLDLLAEDFPVRQRCDFGALYSMAVLSRLPAGPEGGRCSRARGLAALQVVGESGPGWVVSVHLHWPWPFAQPGQLPEVHTVLENLEGPMIIGGDFNQMPWSHAVRSTARVAGVSYRGPSAVTFAHRGLRLPIDHVLAPSGTVERLGFLGSDHRGLRARVSFK
- the purB gene encoding adenylosuccinate lyase, whose translation is MIPRYSRPDMVAIWSPETKFRIWYEIEAHACDAQAALGVIPKENAAAVWKAKDAEFDVARIDEIEAVTKHDVIAFLTHLAEIIGNDEARFVHQGMTSSDVLDTTFNIQLVRAADILLADMDALLAALKRRAMEHKMTVRIGRSHGIHAEPVTMGLTFARFYAEMERNRNRLEKARFEIATGAISGAVGTFANIDPAVEAHVCEKLGLRPEPISTQVIPRDRHAMFFATLGVVASSIENIATEIRHMQRTEVLEAEEFFSKGQKGSSAMPHKRNPVLTENLTGLARLVRMAVVPAMENVALWHERDISHSSVERNIGPDTTVTLDFALARLTGVIDKLVIYPDTMLANMNKFRGLVHSQRVLLALTQAGVSREDAYRLVQRNAMKVWEEGADFLTELKGDTEVTAALSVAEIEEKFDLAYHTKHVDTIFARVFGAA
- a CDS encoding lysophospholipid acyltransferase family protein; translated protein: MADRPLQLSLWLENALFRSVIGALRILPYDQRMATMAWTCRRLIGPAVGYRKRALANLELIYPDRTAAERAAIADAVLEGFGRTVMENYSHDEFRARIAEHEITGPGLAAAEAALASGRAIIFSSGHWGNHEATRIALDQRGFKVGGLYKPMANPYFNAHYVESIAQVSGPVFPKGKEGTKDFLRFLSEGGHGFLLHDVFFHRGAWMDFLGKPARTALSAAELALKFDALLIPYFNTRRSDDPTRFEIELLEPIPHGPPRDMMRALVDLLEDRVKEAPGHWMWIHRRWKGWEKAKTA
- a CDS encoding biotin transporter BioY, whose protein sequence is MATTYDKVLTEAVGPSEGAAKLIKQIVLVVLGIAALAILAKVKVPMWPVPVTMGTFAVLTIGAAYGPRLGFATILGYMVIGALGFDVFASSSAENFGLTYMMGGTGGYLVGYVLATLALGYFARLGWDRSMLKMAAAMLVGNALIYIPGLLWLGQLYGWDQPILQWGLTPFLVGDALKLALAALLVPGLWKLIGDARA
- a CDS encoding DUF6314 family protein, with translation MSALEHADFKRVWLLKREIVHKAEPPNRFEGLARITRRWTYLEWGNLEVRGRDYTAGRRYWWKPMEGGFDVCFEDGEPFHKFTFDRPSARHDCDPDTYLVRYDFSEWPTWRCTWEVSGPRKDYKMSSTYAPFSAMNSLKM